The following coding sequences are from one Penaeus monodon isolate SGIC_2016 chromosome 21, NSTDA_Pmon_1, whole genome shotgun sequence window:
- the LOC119586201 gene encoding serine protease inhibitor 88Ea-like gives MMKWLSAAVALLAVTSVRPQCFSEEDDLSIPPSNDLSGIADFGLELFKEIFPYNTSSNFFFSPYSVWNALTLAYFGSSGNTQAELERVLRVEDKVTTLKNWRTLEFLYDMRQTNNSDYTFKVANRAYFDETVNLTGCVGDILKNELQIVDFTHTEEAAGTINDFVSNTTKGRIPSLVEAKDLINAQMVLANAAFFKGTWLYQFKKSATRPHLFYSSQNDYTFVDMMTQKGNFRHGVSEELGAHILELPYTGEAISMYILLPPFISGEQGFNAMVENLNATTLHYAIENMWRLEVEVVVPKFKLEQLVGDELLQSLSRMGISDLFTPGAADLSSFAPDTDLSVGRSIHKAFVEVSEEGTEAAAATAFISLRIARPVGPEKFECNHPFLFVIYDNLTKNILFMGAYKNPKA, from the exons GATGAAGTGGCTCTCGGCAGCTGTCGCCCTGCTGGCGGTGACCTCCGTCCGGCCTCAGTGCTTCTCCGAGGAGGACGACCTGTCCATCCCCCCCAGCAACGACCTCTCGGGCATCGCTGACTTCGGCCTCGAGCTCTTCAAGGAGatcttcccctacaacacctccAGCAACTTCTTCTTCTCGCCCTATAGCGTGTGGAATGCGCTGACGCTCGCTTACTTCGGCTCGAGCGGGAACACGCAGGCGGAGCTGGAACGCGTCCTGCGCGTCGAGGACAAGGTCACCACGCTCAAGAACTGGAGGACGCTCGAGTTCCT gTACGACATGAGGCAGACTAACAACAGTGATTACACTTTCAAGGTGGCCAATCGCGCTTATTTCGACGAGACCGTGAACTTGACTGGCTGCGTGGGTGATATTCTCAAGAACGAGCTGCAAATTGTCGATTTTACCCAC ACTGAGGAAGCCGCCGGGACCATCAACGACTTCGTGTCGAACACCACCAAGGGCCGCATCCCCTCTTTGGTGGAGGCGAAGGACCTCATCAACGCCCAGATGGTCCTGGCCAACGCCGCCTTCTTCAAGGGCACTTGGCTCTACCAGTTCAAGAAGTCGGCCACGCGACCCCACCTCTTCTACTCCAGCCAGAACGACTACACCTTCGTCGACATGATGACACAGAAGGGCAATTTCAGACACG gCGTGTCTGAGGAGCTTGGAGCCCACATCCTGGAACTCCCCTACACCGGCGAGGCCATCTCCATGTACATCCTGTTGCCTCCTTTCATCAGCGGCGAGCAGGGCTTCAACGCCATGGTGGAGAACCTCAACGCCACCACGCTCCACTACGCCATCGAAAACATGTGGCGTCTGGAAGTGGAGGTTGTTGTTCCCAAGTTCAAGCTGGAGCAGTTGGTTGGGGACGAACT TCTGCAGTCTCTGTCTCGCATGGGCATCAGCGACCTCTTCACTCCCGGCGCCGCTGACCTGTCAAGCTTCGCACCCGACACCGACCTCAGCGTCGGCCGCAGCATCCACAAGGCCTTCGTCGAAGTTTCTGAGGAAGGCACAGAAGCCGCAGCAGCCACTGCCTTCATCTCCCTGAGGATCGCCAGACCCGTGGGACCCGAGAAGTTCGAGTGCAACCACCCGTTCCTCTTCGTCATTTACGACAATCTCACCAAGAACATCCTCTTCATGGGAGCCTACAAGAACCCCAAGGCTTAA